Proteins encoded by one window of Corynebacterium amycolatum:
- the dapB gene encoding 4-hydroxy-tetrahydrodipicolinate reductase has protein sequence MSNIKVGVLGAKGKVGSTICEAVDAADDLELAAGLDSGDDLNELVTAGVQTIVDFTQPDAVMGNLEFCIKNGINAVVGTTGFTKERLDQVQRWLDDADGAANVLVAPNFAISAVLTMKMAELAAPYFESAEVIEMHHPFKKDAPSGTAIHTAEAIARARKEAGMGEQPDATEQTLEGARGSDVEGIPVHAVRMTGSVAHETVIFGAEGQSLTIKQDSYSRTSFVPGVLLGVRKIEDFPGLTVGLEPFLGL, from the coding sequence GTGAGCAATATCAAGGTCGGCGTACTTGGCGCCAAGGGCAAGGTAGGGTCCACCATCTGCGAGGCAGTTGATGCCGCCGACGATTTGGAGCTGGCAGCGGGTCTCGACTCGGGCGATGACCTGAATGAACTTGTCACCGCTGGTGTGCAGACCATTGTTGACTTTACTCAGCCCGACGCTGTGATGGGCAATCTTGAGTTCTGTATTAAGAATGGCATCAACGCCGTCGTGGGTACCACGGGCTTTACCAAGGAGCGCCTCGATCAGGTGCAGCGCTGGCTTGACGACGCCGACGGTGCCGCCAATGTCCTTGTTGCACCGAACTTCGCAATCTCTGCAGTATTGACCATGAAGATGGCAGAGCTAGCCGCTCCGTACTTCGAGTCCGCTGAAGTTATCGAAATGCACCATCCTTTTAAAAAGGATGCCCCCTCGGGCACCGCTATCCACACTGCTGAGGCTATTGCCCGTGCTCGCAAGGAAGCAGGCATGGGGGAGCAGCCCGATGCCACTGAACAGACGCTCGAGGGCGCTCGCGGTTCTGATGTGGAGGGCATTCCGGTACACGCAGTACGCATGACCGGTTCGGTGGCTCACGAGACCGTTATCTTCGGCGCTGAAGGACAGTCGCTCACCATCAAGCAGGACTCCTACTCGCGCACCAGCTTTGTGCCGGGTGTGCTGCTGGGCGTGCGTAAAATTGAGGATTTTCCGGGCCTGACTGTGGGACTGGAGCCGTTCCTGGGACTGTAA
- the thyX gene encoding FAD-dependent thymidylate synthase translates to MSENVTLKAQLIASTNFFPPEDIDFDTDADGGEALIEFSGRACYETWDKPNPRTATNRGYLRHVLEVGHTSLFEHASASIYVRGLSRSCAHELTRHRHFSFSQLSQRFVPASSNNVVVPPAIAEDPDLLRVFESAVDQSRFAYGELLDALEEKWADEPNAILRRKQARQAARAVLPNATETRIVITGNFRSWRHFISMRATEHADAEIRELAVACLRELQRCAPVAFGDFEINTLKDGSVVASSPYAFEG, encoded by the coding sequence ATGTCTGAAAACGTCACTCTCAAGGCGCAACTGATTGCCTCGACCAATTTCTTCCCACCTGAGGACATCGACTTTGATACCGATGCCGACGGTGGGGAAGCATTAATTGAGTTCTCTGGCCGGGCTTGTTATGAAACGTGGGACAAGCCCAATCCGCGAACTGCGACGAATAGGGGATATCTGCGGCATGTGCTCGAGGTAGGCCACACCTCACTTTTTGAACACGCAAGTGCAAGCATCTATGTCCGTGGGCTGTCGCGCTCGTGTGCACATGAACTCACACGGCACCGTCACTTTTCCTTTTCGCAGTTGTCGCAGCGGTTTGTGCCGGCTAGTTCCAACAATGTTGTGGTTCCTCCCGCAATTGCGGAGGACCCGGATCTATTGCGAGTTTTCGAAAGCGCGGTTGATCAGTCCCGTTTCGCCTATGGTGAGTTATTAGACGCACTGGAAGAGAAGTGGGCCGATGAGCCCAACGCTATCTTGCGGCGAAAGCAGGCACGCCAGGCAGCCCGGGCGGTTTTGCCCAATGCCACCGAAACTCGAATCGTGATTACTGGTAATTTCCGGTCTTGGCGCCACTTCATTTCGATGCGTGCGACCGAGCATGCCGATGCTGAAATTCGGGAGTTGGCGGTGGCTTGTCTGCGGGAGCTGCAGCGCTGCGCTCCTGTTGCTTTTGGGGATTTTGAGATCAACACTCTGAAGGATGGGTCGGTCGTCGCGTCGAGTCCTTACGCCTTCGAGGGGTAA
- the dapA gene encoding 4-hydroxy-tetrahydrodipicolinate synthase: MSTGIASTRGADIFGTVAVAMVTPFDKDGNLDVKAGVQLAGHLVDGGCDALILAGTTGESPTTTVEEKLELLRAVRAEMGDKVKLVAGAGTNDTAGSIELAKASVEAGADALLVVTPYYSKPSQEGLYRHFTAVADATEAPVCLYDIPPRSVIPIEVDTIYRLAEHPRIQAVKDAKGDLGAAAGIIANTDLAWYSGDDVLNLPWLSIGATGFISVIGHAAPQLLAEVRSCFDKGDLAGAQAAHAKMTPLFAAQAALGGVSFAKSALRLQGIEIGDPRLPQIAANDQQLEVLEEAMRKAGVL, from the coding sequence ATGAGCACAGGAATTGCGTCAACTCGCGGTGCTGACATTTTCGGCACTGTCGCCGTAGCTATGGTGACCCCTTTTGATAAGGACGGAAACCTCGATGTCAAGGCAGGTGTGCAGCTCGCTGGGCATCTTGTAGACGGCGGCTGCGATGCACTCATTCTGGCCGGTACTACTGGCGAGTCGCCTACTACGACCGTTGAGGAAAAGCTTGAGCTTCTCCGAGCTGTCCGCGCAGAGATGGGCGATAAGGTCAAGCTTGTGGCCGGTGCCGGCACCAATGACACGGCCGGGTCCATTGAGCTGGCAAAGGCTTCTGTGGAGGCGGGCGCGGATGCGCTGCTCGTCGTCACGCCGTATTACTCCAAGCCGTCCCAGGAGGGCCTGTACCGCCACTTTACGGCGGTGGCCGACGCAACCGAGGCTCCGGTGTGCCTGTATGACATTCCGCCGCGTTCGGTTATTCCGATTGAAGTTGATACCATTTACCGGTTGGCGGAGCACCCGAGAATCCAGGCTGTTAAGGACGCCAAGGGGGACTTGGGAGCTGCCGCCGGCATTATCGCTAATACTGATTTGGCGTGGTACTCCGGTGACGATGTGCTGAACCTTCCGTGGCTGTCGATTGGCGCCACCGGGTTCATTTCCGTTATTGGACATGCAGCCCCGCAGCTGCTGGCTGAGGTGCGCTCTTGCTTTGACAAGGGAGACCTTGCTGGTGCGCAGGCTGCCCACGCAAAGATGACTCCGCTGTTTGCCGCTCAGGCTGCACTTGGCGGTGTAAGTTTTGCTAAGTCCGCTCTGCGTCTGCAGGGCATTGAGATAGGAGATCCACGCTTGCCGCAAATTGCAGCAAATGACCAGCAGCTTGAGGTGCTTGAAGAAGCTATGCGGAAGGCAGGTGTTCTGTAG
- a CDS encoding DHA2 family efflux MFS transporter permease subunit, with protein sequence MAIYVLLAAAFMAILNETVMSVAIPVVKADLNISAATAGWLTTAFLLTMAVVIPVTGFLIASVRFRTLFAISQGLFVVGTLIGAFAPGFAIVLLARVVQASGTAVLLPLLMTTVLNVVPEHERGRMMGRMSIVIAVAPAIGPTFSGLILEIANNNWHALFDTMLPLGLIVLVVGVILVPNIEENSAKPIDILSVFLSAGAFGPLVYALSRVGAEFSLIDGILCAAGIVLLVLFIMRQRRLAPRNRALLDLRTFRTKSFTLSTTILTFGFMLMFGVIIILPLYLNLRGVDVKTIGLIVMPGPLIMGLMGPTVGRLFDTYGPRPLAIPGSIVLALGLFGLGFISASTPLWWIVACHIVFEIGLGLLFTPLFTFGLGDLPKNLYPDGSAILNTLQQVAGAVGTALFVALSTVIAAGLSGAGAAAPATADLIRGYSIAMFTAAGLGVVLIFLTTLLKPQRKKIALQ encoded by the coding sequence ATGGCCATTTATGTGCTACTAGCTGCGGCATTTATGGCTATCTTGAACGAGACGGTCATGAGTGTCGCAATTCCCGTCGTTAAGGCGGACCTTAACATCAGCGCAGCGACTGCCGGATGGCTGACAACGGCATTCCTGCTGACCATGGCTGTTGTCATTCCAGTCACTGGATTTCTCATTGCCTCAGTGCGCTTCCGCACTCTTTTCGCCATCAGCCAGGGGCTATTTGTCGTAGGCACTCTCATTGGTGCCTTCGCGCCAGGTTTTGCAATCGTGCTGCTCGCACGCGTTGTTCAAGCCTCCGGCACCGCAGTGTTGCTGCCACTACTGATGACCACGGTTCTCAATGTGGTACCGGAACATGAGCGCGGTCGCATGATGGGACGCATGAGCATAGTCATCGCCGTCGCACCTGCTATCGGCCCCACTTTCTCCGGTTTAATTCTGGAGATTGCAAACAACAATTGGCATGCGCTCTTCGACACGATGCTGCCGCTCGGCCTGATTGTGCTCGTGGTCGGTGTCATCCTCGTGCCCAACATCGAGGAAAACTCCGCCAAGCCCATCGATATTCTCTCGGTGTTCCTCAGCGCAGGCGCATTCGGTCCGCTCGTGTATGCGCTCAGCCGTGTGGGTGCCGAATTTTCGCTTATCGACGGAATCCTCTGCGCAGCCGGAATCGTGCTACTGGTGCTCTTCATCATGCGTCAGCGCCGCTTGGCACCACGAAACCGAGCTCTGCTGGACCTTCGGACCTTCCGTACCAAGAGCTTCACACTGTCCACAACCATCCTGACTTTCGGCTTTATGCTGATGTTCGGTGTGATCATCATTCTGCCGCTCTACCTCAACCTGCGCGGTGTTGATGTCAAGACCATTGGACTAATTGTGATGCCCGGCCCGCTGATTATGGGGCTTATGGGTCCGACTGTTGGCCGCCTTTTCGACACCTACGGTCCGCGTCCGCTGGCAATCCCTGGTTCTATTGTTCTCGCCCTCGGTCTCTTCGGGCTCGGCTTTATCTCGGCGTCCACTCCGCTGTGGTGGATTGTCGCCTGCCACATCGTCTTTGAGATCGGTCTGGGCCTGCTGTTTACTCCACTGTTCACATTCGGCCTTGGCGATCTTCCCAAGAACCTCTACCCGGATGGCTCAGCGATCCTGAACACGCTGCAGCAGGTTGCAGGCGCGGTTGGTACTGCACTTTTTGTCGCACTGTCGACTGTCATTGCCGCGGGTCTTTCCGGCGCTGGTGCAGCAGCTCCTGCAACCGCCGACCTGATTCGTGGCTATAGCATTGCGATGTTTACCGCCGCGGGGCTTGGCGTGGTGCTGATATTCCTGACCACGCTGCTCAAGCCGCAGCGGAAGAAGATCGCATTGCAGTAG